The following are encoded in a window of Staphylococcus piscifermentans genomic DNA:
- a CDS encoding acyltransferase family protein has product MNNLKRSSRNNNSPKKMNYMPGLDGLRAIAVLGIIIYHLNKQWLAGGFLGVDTFFVISGYLITSLLLIEYKKNGRIDLKKFWYRRIKRLIPAMVFVVSIVTIITLILQRDEIIRVKQDAFAALFYVSNWWYIAKDVNYFDQFSFEPMKHLWSLAIEEQFYLFFPLVLILLLRKVKKPKQITLIFWVISLVSLLAMVLLTHPGMNFSRVYFGTDTRLQTLLLGVILAFVWPPNRLKKDPPLAVRSIVDIVGVIALAILICLFIYVDDQSYWIYNGGFYLISGITLFLIASIVHPSGLLARFMGNPIFVYLGKRSYSLYLWHFPVIIFTHRYFVAGQIPVYVYLIDLLLTVGMAEFSYRYVETPFRKKGFKALSVQKWTKGAVVRWILILLILIPFILILAGLFDKYGKDTVGEKATQFDTNSIDKYVVRPIPYGKMDFLGNGGGKEPEENTEVYEDEKPLLIGDSVMVDIGEYFKESVPRSVIDGKVGRNMYQAKPLIDSQYSHYNQKGDKVIIELGTNGDFDKNQLDSVIDSFGKADIYLVNTRVPRSYEKHVNQLMKEAAEKHKNVKLVDWYSRSAGHTEYFAPDGIHLEHSGVKALSDEIIKTMGLKKDKD; this is encoded by the coding sequence ATGAACAATTTGAAGCGCAGTTCAAGAAATAACAACTCGCCGAAGAAGATGAATTACATGCCTGGCCTCGATGGGTTACGAGCGATTGCGGTTCTAGGAATCATTATTTATCATTTAAATAAGCAATGGCTCGCAGGCGGCTTCTTAGGTGTAGATACGTTCTTTGTTATTTCTGGATATTTGATTACAAGTCTCTTGTTGATTGAATATAAAAAGAATGGAAGAATTGATTTAAAAAAATTCTGGTATAGACGAATTAAACGCTTGATACCAGCTATGGTATTTGTGGTCAGCATCGTGACCATTATCACATTGATATTACAGAGAGACGAAATCATAAGAGTAAAACAAGATGCATTTGCGGCCCTCTTTTATGTATCCAACTGGTGGTACATTGCAAAAGACGTCAACTATTTTGACCAATTCTCATTTGAACCGATGAAACATCTGTGGTCATTAGCAATAGAAGAACAATTTTATCTGTTTTTCCCGTTGGTTTTAATCTTATTACTTCGCAAAGTTAAAAAACCAAAACAGATTACATTGATTTTTTGGGTAATATCCTTAGTTTCATTACTTGCAATGGTACTTTTGACACATCCGGGAATGAATTTCTCACGTGTATATTTCGGTACAGATACGAGATTGCAAACTTTATTACTAGGTGTAATTTTAGCCTTTGTTTGGCCGCCGAATCGTTTGAAGAAAGATCCGCCGCTTGCGGTACGGTCTATCGTAGACATTGTAGGGGTCATTGCATTAGCGATTTTAATCTGTCTCTTCATATATGTAGACGATCAAAGTTATTGGATTTATAACGGCGGATTCTACTTGATTTCAGGTATTACTCTGTTTTTAATTGCAAGTATCGTACATCCGTCAGGACTCTTAGCCAGATTTATGGGCAATCCGATATTTGTATATCTCGGCAAACGTTCGTATAGTTTATATTTATGGCATTTTCCAGTGATTATCTTTACGCATCGTTACTTTGTAGCTGGACAAATTCCGGTATATGTATATTTGATTGATTTGCTCTTGACGGTAGGAATGGCAGAATTTTCATATCGCTATGTCGAAACGCCTTTCCGCAAAAAAGGTTTCAAAGCCTTGTCAGTGCAGAAATGGACAAAAGGTGCGGTGGTACGTTGGATTCTGATTCTACTTATCTTGATTCCATTTATCTTGATATTAGCCGGTTTATTCGATAAATACGGTAAAGATACAGTTGGAGAAAAGGCAACACAATTTGATACAAATAGTATTGATAAATATGTAGTTCGACCTATTCCGTATGGCAAGATGGACTTCTTAGGCAACGGCGGAGGCAAGGAACCTGAAGAGAATACAGAAGTTTACGAAGATGAAAAACCGCTCTTAATTGGTGACTCCGTAATGGTAGATATCGGGGAATACTTTAAAGAAAGTGTGCCGCGCTCAGTGATTGATGGTAAAGTCGGCAGAAACATGTACCAAGCGAAACCGCTGATTGATTCTCAATATAGCCATTACAATCAAAAAGGAGACAAAGTTATCATTGAATTAGGTACCAATGGAGATTTCGATAAAAATCAACTTGATTCTGTTATCGATTCATTTGGTAAAGCGGATATTTATCTAGTCAACACACGTGTGCCGCGTTCATACGAAAAACATGTGAACCAATTGATGAAAGAAGCGGCTGAGAAACATAAAAATGTGAAATTAGTGGATTGGTACAGCAGATCAGCTGGCCATACTGAATACTTTGCTCCTGATGGTATTCATCTAGAACACTCTGGTGTTAAGGCACTCTCTGATGAAATTATTAAAACAATGGGTTTAAAGAAAGATAAAGATTAG
- a CDS encoding metal-sulfur cluster assembly factor, which yields MEEALKDNILGALENVIDPELGIDVVNLGLIYKVDLDDDGLCKVEMTLTSMGCPLGPQIIEQIKMVLAEIPEIQDTEVNIVWNPPWNKDMMSRYAKIALGVS from the coding sequence ATGGAAGAAGCATTGAAAGATAATATTCTAGGCGCATTAGAAAATGTAATTGACCCTGAATTAGGCATTGATGTCGTAAACTTGGGTTTAATATATAAAGTAGACCTTGATGATGATGGTTTATGTAAAGTTGAAATGACTTTAACTTCGATGGGATGTCCGCTTGGACCGCAAATCATCGAACAAATTAAAATGGTGCTTGCAGAGATTCCTGAAATTCAAGATACAGAAGTGAATATTGTATGGAATCCGCCATGGAATAAAGATATGATGTCACGTTACGCAAAAATTGCGTTAGGTGTCAGCTAA
- a CDS encoding Cof-type HAD-IIB family hydrolase yields the protein MEPYLICLDLDGTLLNDEKEISPYTLKVLEKLKEQGHYIMIATGRPFRASKPYYEQLGLDTPIVNFNGAFVHNPTDSNAPVTHETLDPDLASSIIESLQKMQVKNIIAEVKDHVYIDNFDQHLFDGFSMGNPKIETGDIVNQLKEPPTSILIEADEVMIPRVKQMLSRFYAESIEHRHWGAPFPVIEIVKRGISKARGIDSVKDELGIDRNHIIAFGDEDNDTEMIKYAKHGVAMENGLDELKHIANEITYSNNQNGIGRYLNDFFSLNIPYNEETKVYSR from the coding sequence ATGGAACCTTATTTAATTTGTTTAGATTTAGACGGAACATTATTGAACGATGAAAAAGAAATCTCACCTTACACTTTAAAAGTCTTAGAAAAACTTAAAGAACAAGGTCATTATATTATGATAGCTACAGGCAGACCTTTTCGTGCCAGCAAGCCTTATTATGAACAATTAGGGCTTGATACTCCTATAGTCAATTTCAACGGGGCATTTGTACATAATCCAACTGATTCAAATGCACCTGTCACGCATGAAACGCTTGACCCGGATTTAGCTTCAAGTATTATTGAATCTCTGCAAAAAATGCAAGTTAAAAATATTATTGCCGAAGTAAAAGACCATGTTTATATCGATAATTTCGATCAACATTTATTCGATGGTTTTTCAATGGGTAACCCTAAAATTGAAACAGGTGATATTGTGAACCAATTGAAAGAACCGCCGACTTCAATTTTAATCGAAGCAGATGAAGTAATGATTCCTCGTGTTAAACAAATGCTGTCCCGCTTCTACGCTGAAAGTATCGAACATAGACATTGGGGCGCGCCTTTTCCAGTTATCGAAATTGTAAAAAGAGGTATTAGTAAGGCACGTGGCATTGACAGTGTCAAAGACGAATTAGGTATCGATCGTAATCACATTATTGCTTTCGGCGATGAAGATAATGATACAGAAATGATTAAATATGCTAAACATGGCGTTGCAATGGAAAATGGACTAGACGAACTCAAGCATATTGCTAATGAAATCACTTATTCTAATAATCAAAATGGCATTGGAAGATATCTGAATGATTTCTTCAGCCTGAATATCCCATATAATGAAGAAACGAAAGTTTATTCCAGATAA
- a CDS encoding CoA-disulfide reductase: MTKVIVIGGVAGGATFASQLRRLDSECEITLFEKDRDVTFANCGLPYYLGNIIEKRSELLHFTPEQFKEKKDVTAKVFHEVIHVEPNHQTVTVKDLKNNTTFTEDYDYLVMSPGCRANRLPLDSDMIFTLRNLEDTDAIESYIEENNVQKALIVGAGYISLEVLENFYNRGIQTTLIHRSEAINKLMDQDMNQVIFDTMDEQNIDYRLNEEVESVDGKTVHFKSGKAEDFDIIIEGIGIKPNTEFLEDAGIEEDDAGYIPVNEFFQTNYRNVYAIGDIASYRYRHVDLPTHVPLAWGAHRAASIVAEHITQTRNIPFKGFLAANAVKFFDYTLASVGVTPADLKHFDYTMVESKQMNHAGYFPGAEPLHLRVYFEKSTRKIIRAAAVGKAGADKRIDILSLAMQNDMTVDELTEFETAYAPPYSSPKDIINMIGYKAQEK, translated from the coding sequence ATGACGAAAGTAATTGTAATCGGAGGCGTCGCTGGCGGGGCAACATTTGCCAGCCAACTCAGACGTTTAGATTCTGAATGTGAAATCACTCTATTCGAAAAAGACCGTGATGTTACCTTTGCAAACTGCGGCCTTCCCTATTATCTCGGCAACATCATCGAGAAGCGCTCAGAACTGTTACATTTCACTCCCGAACAATTTAAAGAAAAGAAAGATGTTACGGCTAAAGTATTTCATGAAGTAATTCATGTGGAGCCTAATCATCAAACAGTAACCGTGAAAGATTTAAAAAATAACACAACTTTTACTGAGGATTACGATTACTTAGTGATGAGTCCAGGTTGTCGTGCTAATCGACTTCCTTTAGACAGTGACATGATTTTTACTTTACGTAATTTAGAAGATACAGATGCGATTGAATCTTATATTGAAGAAAATAATGTACAGAAGGCTCTTATTGTAGGAGCAGGATATATCTCTTTAGAAGTGTTAGAGAACTTTTACAATAGAGGTATTCAAACCACGTTAATTCATCGTTCTGAAGCAATTAATAAATTGATGGACCAAGATATGAATCAAGTTATCTTTGATACGATGGATGAACAAAATATTGACTATCGTCTGAATGAAGAAGTTGAATCTGTAGACGGCAAAACGGTTCATTTCAAATCAGGAAAGGCGGAAGATTTTGATATCATTATTGAAGGCATCGGCATTAAGCCTAACACCGAATTTTTAGAAGACGCTGGCATCGAGGAAGACGATGCAGGTTACATTCCAGTAAACGAATTCTTCCAGACTAATTATCGAAATGTATATGCGATTGGTGATATTGCTTCTTATCGTTATCGCCACGTTGACTTGCCTACCCATGTTCCTTTAGCTTGGGGTGCGCATCGTGCAGCCAGCATTGTAGCTGAGCATATTACCCAAACTCGTAATATTCCTTTTAAAGGCTTTTTAGCTGCTAATGCAGTAAAATTCTTTGATTATACCTTAGCGAGTGTCGGCGTCACTCCTGCAGACTTGAAACACTTTGATTACACTATGGTCGAATCCAAGCAAATGAATCATGCAGGTTATTTCCCTGGCGCTGAACCACTTCACTTACGTGTGTATTTCGAAAAGAGTACTAGAAAAATCATCCGAGCAGCTGCTGTAGGCAAAGCAGGAGCCGATAAACGCATTGACATTTTATCTCTAGCTATGCAAAATGATATGACTGTAGATGAGCTGACTGAATTTGAAACTGCATATGCACCTCCATACAGTTCACCTAAAGATATTATTAATATGATCGGCTATAAAGCTCAAGAAAAATAA